The following are encoded together in the Adhaeribacter arboris genome:
- a CDS encoding DUF5683 domain-containing protein encodes MIVARRSVVIFLIFFCCLSKAQAQVITAGNDSIEVSSTPADTLSRGIFGSLKSWDKPSRAALYSAIIPGAGQFYNKSYWKIPIIYTGGVTIGYFFNKWHKLYLSFRSSYEVRISQKPLALPDQYAQRFPAPTYTPNLVRARDEYRRYRDYNIIFAMLLYGLNVSEAYVDAHLKGFDISDELSMRFEPTIITGPGFGYTPGFAVKLNLKKQ; translated from the coding sequence ATGATTGTTGCCCGTCGGAGTGTTGTTATTTTTTTAATATTTTTTTGCTGCCTTAGTAAAGCTCAAGCACAAGTTATCACGGCTGGCAACGATTCTATTGAGGTAAGTTCCACTCCCGCGGATACTCTTTCTAGGGGTATATTTGGAAGTTTAAAAAGTTGGGATAAACCTTCGCGGGCAGCTTTATACTCGGCTATTATACCGGGTGCCGGACAATTTTACAATAAAAGCTACTGGAAAATACCGATTATTTATACGGGTGGGGTCACTATCGGTTATTTCTTTAATAAATGGCATAAGCTTTATCTATCTTTCCGGTCTTCTTACGAAGTAAGGATTAGTCAAAAACCTTTAGCTCTGCCAGATCAATATGCCCAACGGTTCCCGGCCCCTACTTATACGCCGAACCTTGTTCGGGCAAGAGACGAGTATCGTCGTTATCGGGATTATAATATCATCTTTGCTATGTTATTATATGGCCTTAATGTAAGTGAAGCCTACGTAGATGCTCATTTAAAAGGCTTTGATATTAGTGATGAGTTATCCATGCGGTTTGAACCCACGATTATTACCGGTCCAGGTTTTGGGTACACTCCCGGCTTTGCGGTAAAATTAAATCTTAAAAAACAATGA
- a CDS encoding ParA family protein yields the protein MGKIIAVANQKGGVGKTTSAINLAASLAALEYKTLLVDADPQANATSGIGYDPKDISTSIYECMVDGLNAADIIISSSINFLDLIPSHIDLVGAEVEMINLPNREEKMKEALAPIKDKYDFIIIDCSPSLGLITVNSLTAANSVIIPVQCEYFALEGLGKLLNTIKIIQSRLNQELEIEGILLTMYDVRLRLSNQVVEEVKLHFQQMVFETIIPRNVKLSESPSFGLPAIMHDADSKGAISYLNLAREIVEKNAVVQAR from the coding sequence ATGGGAAAAATAATTGCAGTAGCCAACCAAAAAGGCGGTGTAGGTAAAACCACTTCCGCGATTAACCTGGCTGCCAGCCTAGCCGCGTTGGAGTATAAAACCTTATTGGTAGATGCTGATCCGCAGGCGAACGCTACCTCTGGTATTGGATACGATCCGAAAGATATTTCTACTAGTATCTACGAGTGTATGGTAGATGGGCTGAACGCAGCGGACATTATTATATCTTCTTCTATTAATTTTTTAGACTTAATACCTTCGCATATCGATTTAGTTGGAGCTGAAGTTGAGATGATTAACCTGCCTAACCGCGAGGAAAAGATGAAGGAAGCTTTAGCACCGATTAAAGACAAATACGATTTTATTATTATTGATTGCTCCCCATCATTAGGCTTAATAACCGTAAACTCGCTTACAGCCGCCAACTCCGTAATTATTCCGGTGCAATGTGAGTATTTTGCTTTGGAAGGTTTAGGTAAGTTGCTTAATACCATAAAAATTATTCAGTCGCGCTTAAACCAGGAATTAGAAATTGAAGGCATTTTGCTGACCATGTACGATGTACGGTTACGCTTATCGAACCAGGTAGTGGAGGAAGTAAAGCTCCATTTTCAGCAAATGGTTTTTGAAACTATTATTCCGCGAAACGTGAAACTGAGTGAATCGCCGAGTTTTGGTTTGCCGGCCATTATGCACGATGCTGACAGCAAAGGTGCCATTAGTTATTTGAACCTGGCCCGCGAAATTGTGGAAAAAAATGCCGTGGTTCAAGCACGATAA
- a CDS encoding O-methyltransferase: protein MFAIRLVYYYILHFIKSTRLHGIHSPFVFDFYNRVIIHTGTYRIFPVIEKIRQDLFKSNKLIQIIDFGAGSQIRNTPTKTISHIARTAANPPHTAQLLFRLINFQQPATILEIGTNLGITTSYLAAAKKKARVYTLEGCLDLVQQAQSLFKKLKLKNIEVLTGNFDDTLPALLTTINTLDFVLFDGNHRYEPTLRYFEWCRVKATETSIFVFDDIYWSKEMQQAWRQICAHPEVMISIDLFYLGLVFFRKNQPKQHFTIRL, encoded by the coding sequence GTGTTCGCAATCCGGCTGGTATATTACTATATTCTACATTTTATTAAATCCACCCGGTTACATGGTATCCACTCTCCCTTTGTTTTTGATTTTTATAATCGGGTAATTATTCATACGGGTACTTACCGTATTTTTCCGGTTATTGAAAAAATACGACAAGATCTATTCAAAAGTAACAAGCTAATTCAAATAATTGATTTTGGTGCTGGCTCTCAAATTCGTAATACGCCCACTAAAACAATAAGTCATATTGCCCGAACGGCAGCCAACCCACCCCATACTGCCCAACTACTTTTCCGCTTAATCAATTTTCAGCAACCAGCCACCATTCTGGAGATTGGTACCAACTTAGGTATTACTACTTCTTACCTAGCCGCCGCAAAAAAAAAAGCCCGGGTATATACGCTGGAAGGTTGCCTTGATCTGGTGCAACAGGCGCAATCTCTTTTTAAAAAACTTAAATTAAAGAACATAGAAGTACTAACGGGTAACTTCGACGATACCTTACCCGCGCTATTAACTACCATAAACACCCTCGATTTTGTTCTATTCGATGGGAACCACCGTTATGAACCCACTTTGCGCTATTTCGAATGGTGCCGGGTAAAGGCGACAGAAACTAGTATTTTTGTATTTGACGATATTTACTGGTCGAAAGAAATGCAGCAAGCTTGGCGACAAATATGCGCCCACCCCGAAGTAATGATTTCTATTGATTTGTTTTACCTGGGATTAGTCTTTTTCCGGAAAAATCAGCCGAAGCAGCATTTTACTATTCGGCTTTAA
- the ung gene encoding uracil-DNA glycosylase, producing the protein MNVKIEKSWQEELIQEFEKDYFRKLISFVKEEYAAHTIYPPGGQIFNAFDKCPFDQVKVVLIGQDPYHGPGQAHGLAFSVNDGVAIPPSLRNIFKEIQDDLGKSIPKSGNLERWAKQGVLLLNATLTVRANTPGSHQKKGWEEFTDAVIEIVSEKKENLVFMLWGAYAQKKGVIIEQKKKHCILKAAHPSPFAADKGFFGCRHFSQANTYLKQHALTEIDW; encoded by the coding sequence ATGAACGTAAAAATAGAAAAAAGCTGGCAGGAAGAATTAATACAAGAGTTTGAGAAAGATTATTTTAGAAAGCTTATTTCGTTTGTAAAAGAAGAATACGCTGCGCACACGATCTACCCGCCAGGCGGTCAGATTTTTAATGCTTTTGATAAATGCCCGTTTGACCAAGTAAAAGTTGTTTTAATTGGACAAGATCCCTATCACGGACCTGGTCAGGCCCACGGTCTTGCTTTTTCGGTAAACGATGGCGTGGCTATACCTCCGTCCTTACGGAATATTTTTAAAGAAATTCAGGATGATTTAGGCAAGTCTATTCCGAAAAGTGGTAATCTGGAGCGCTGGGCAAAACAAGGAGTTTTATTGCTGAATGCCACTTTAACCGTCCGGGCTAATACTCCTGGTTCTCATCAGAAAAAAGGTTGGGAGGAGTTTACGGATGCGGTGATCGAGATTGTGTCAGAAAAAAAGGAAAATTTAGTCTTTATGCTTTGGGGAGCTTACGCGCAAAAGAAAGGAGTAATTATTGAACAGAAGAAAAAGCATTGTATCTTAAAGGCAGCGCACCCTTCGCCATTTGCGGCCGATAAAGGTTTTTTTGGTTGCCGGCATTTCAGTCAGGCTAACACTTACTTAAAGCAACATGCTTTAACCGAAATAGATTGGTAA
- the apaG gene encoding Co2+/Mg2+ efflux protein ApaG — MDTTTTEGVKITVTTNYLPDYSSPSQQHFVFAYKIVIENNSEFTVKLLRRHWYIYDSNAVVREVEGEGVVGQQPVLEPGESHEYVSGCNLKTGLGKMRGTYTMERLVDGSLFTVNIPEFVLIVPYKLN; from the coding sequence ATGGATACAACCACTACTGAAGGGGTAAAAATAACGGTTACTACCAACTATTTACCCGACTATTCCAGCCCTTCGCAGCAGCATTTTGTTTTTGCTTACAAAATTGTTATTGAAAATAACAGCGAATTTACGGTAAAGTTATTAAGGCGGCATTGGTATATCTACGATTCTAACGCAGTTGTACGGGAAGTGGAAGGGGAAGGTGTAGTTGGCCAGCAACCTGTGTTGGAGCCCGGCGAATCGCATGAATATGTATCTGGTTGTAATTTGAAAACCGGCTTGGGTAAAATGCGGGGTACCTACACCATGGAAAGATTAGTAGACGGAAGTTTGTTTACCGTAAATATTCCGGAATTTGTGTTAATTGTGCCTTACAAACTAAATTAG
- a CDS encoding ABC transporter substrate-binding protein has product MKRLRIFFCCWALVIWGCKRRFTEETSKKVFKYNQPESLTSLDPAYARNQGNIWAVTQLYNGLVELDNQLQPAPAIAQSWEISPDGRRYLFHLRHDVFFHDNMVFANGKGRRVTANDFVYSFKRILDPPTASTGSWIFKGKVLENSEGEVADTCFKALNDSTLLVYLKEPFIPFLGILSMPYAFVVPKEGVIKYGKDFRSHPIGTGPFLFKSWDEENAIIYHKNPQYWKLDDHRKRLPYLDAVQISFINDRKLEFLTFQQGKIDFLSGVKGSSKDLIFNPDGTVQEDFAGKFKVEKRPYLDTEYIGFQLDPKNLPEDNPALRDKRVRRALNLSLNKKALILYYRNNLGTPGHSGMVPPALPSFNNKVVMGYSYQPEKARKLLQAAGFGPQKPLRIRLNTVAEHKEIAEFMQKNWAEVGVQVDININQFPAHQEAVDNGRSGFFMKSWFGDYPDAENFLALFYSPNFSPAGPNKTHFKNATFDHLYEQARLEQNEQKRYALYQAMDKIVVEECPVIVLFYDEVIRLTQNNITGLQADAMNNLRLEKVDKI; this is encoded by the coding sequence ATGAAGAGACTACGGATATTTTTCTGCTGCTGGGCACTTGTAATTTGGGGCTGTAAAAGGCGGTTTACTGAAGAAACGAGCAAAAAAGTTTTTAAGTATAACCAACCGGAATCCTTAACCTCCCTAGACCCAGCGTACGCCCGCAATCAGGGAAATATATGGGCAGTTACCCAATTGTATAATGGGTTAGTAGAGCTGGATAATCAGCTTCAACCCGCTCCAGCCATTGCGCAATCCTGGGAAATTTCGCCGGATGGTCGCCGGTATTTATTTCACTTGCGCCATGATGTTTTTTTTCACGACAACATGGTTTTTGCAAATGGTAAAGGTCGCAGGGTGACCGCAAATGATTTTGTTTATTCTTTCAAACGAATCTTGGACCCTCCAACAGCCAGTACCGGTAGTTGGATATTTAAAGGGAAAGTGCTGGAAAATAGTGAAGGAGAAGTTGCAGACACTTGCTTTAAAGCTCTGAATGATAGTACGCTATTAGTTTATTTAAAAGAACCTTTTATTCCTTTCTTAGGGATTTTAAGTATGCCGTATGCCTTTGTGGTGCCCAAAGAAGGAGTTATAAAATACGGGAAAGATTTTCGTAGCCATCCTATTGGTACCGGGCCGTTTTTATTTAAAAGCTGGGACGAAGAGAACGCCATTATTTACCATAAAAATCCCCAGTACTGGAAGCTTGACGATCACCGGAAACGCTTACCCTATCTGGATGCCGTACAGATTTCTTTTATTAACGACCGGAAACTGGAATTTCTCACCTTTCAGCAAGGCAAGATTGATTTTTTGTCAGGAGTTAAAGGCAGTTCTAAAGATTTAATATTTAACCCGGATGGCACCGTGCAGGAAGATTTTGCCGGTAAATTTAAAGTAGAAAAAAGACCTTACCTGGATACCGAATACATAGGATTTCAGCTAGACCCGAAAAACTTACCGGAAGATAATCCGGCCTTGCGCGATAAGCGCGTGCGAAGAGCCTTAAACCTCTCTTTAAATAAAAAAGCACTTATTCTGTATTACCGCAATAATCTGGGTACTCCTGGGCACTCCGGCATGGTACCACCGGCTTTGCCTTCGTTTAATAATAAAGTAGTGATGGGATATTCCTATCAACCAGAAAAAGCCCGAAAATTATTGCAGGCCGCTGGTTTCGGACCGCAAAAACCTTTACGTATTCGCCTCAATACAGTAGCGGAGCACAAAGAGATAGCGGAATTCATGCAAAAAAACTGGGCTGAGGTAGGCGTGCAGGTTGATATTAACATCAACCAATTTCCGGCGCACCAGGAAGCGGTAGATAACGGACGTTCGGGATTTTTCATGAAATCTTGGTTTGGCGATTACCCGGATGCAGAAAACTTTCTGGCTTTATTTTACAGTCCTAATTTCTCGCCGGCTGGTCCTAATAAAACTCATTTTAAAAATGCAACCTTCGACCATTTATACGAACAAGCCCGATTGGAGCAGAATGAACAAAAACGTTATGCCTTGTATCAGGCTATGGATAAAATAGTGGTGGAGGAGTGTCCGGTGATTGTGTTGTTCTACGATGAAGTAATTCGTTTAACGCAAAATAACATTACAGGTCTGCAAGCCGATGCCATGAATAACCTGCGATTGGAAAAAGTAGATAAAATCTGA
- the lepB gene encoding signal peptidase I encodes MNIKLLTKPERKPKKQKSFFREWGDAILFAVIAATLIRWATFEAYTIPTPSMEKSLLVGDYLFVSKLHYGPRTPRTPLQVPLTHQTIWGTNIPSYSSAIQLKSHRLPGFSKVKNNDVVVFNYPPEDQYPADLRTNYIKRCIGIAGDKVEVRDMEVYVNGILATKPEKLQYSYYLMTENAINEKTFEEYDITDINMVQGGYIVHTMPETAEKLKALDFIKEVHLLKDPAGVADPSVYPNLPSRFKWNKDNYGPVQVPKEGQTITLDSMTVPLYETVIRKYEGNENVEVKGDQIFIAGKEIKTYTFKQNYYFMMGDNRHNSADSRFWGFVPEDHIVGKAVLIWMSANPNGGLGGKIRWNRIFNIIH; translated from the coding sequence ATGAATATCAAGTTATTAACGAAACCAGAAAGAAAACCCAAAAAGCAGAAAAGCTTCTTCCGGGAATGGGGTGATGCTATTTTATTTGCGGTAATAGCGGCAACTCTTATCCGGTGGGCTACTTTCGAAGCGTATACCATTCCTACTCCTTCCATGGAGAAATCGCTTTTAGTAGGCGATTATTTATTCGTGAGCAAGCTGCATTATGGCCCTCGTACGCCACGTACCCCCTTGCAGGTACCTCTTACGCACCAAACGATCTGGGGAACTAATATACCGTCTTATTCCAGCGCTATTCAGTTAAAATCACATCGGTTACCTGGCTTTTCTAAAGTAAAAAATAATGACGTGGTGGTTTTTAATTATCCGCCGGAAGATCAATACCCCGCCGATCTGCGCACCAATTACATTAAACGTTGTATTGGCATTGCCGGTGATAAAGTTGAGGTGCGCGACATGGAGGTTTACGTAAACGGTATTTTAGCGACTAAACCCGAAAAGCTGCAGTATAGCTATTACTTAATGACTGAAAACGCGATTAACGAGAAAACGTTTGAGGAATACGACATTACCGATATTAATATGGTGCAAGGTGGGTATATAGTTCATACTATGCCCGAAACTGCCGAAAAATTAAAAGCTTTAGATTTTATCAAAGAAGTTCATCTGTTAAAAGATCCGGCCGGAGTAGCGGACCCTAGTGTGTACCCCAATCTACCTTCCCGCTTTAAATGGAACAAAGATAATTACGGCCCGGTACAAGTACCGAAAGAAGGACAAACCATAACCCTCGATTCCATGACGGTACCCCTTTACGAAACTGTTATCCGGAAGTACGAAGGAAACGAAAACGTAGAAGTAAAAGGCGATCAAATTTTTATTGCTGGAAAAGAAATTAAGACCTATACATTTAAGCAAAACTATTACTTTATGATGGGCGATAACCGGCATAATTCGGCTGATTCCCGTTTTTGGGGTTTTGTGCCCGAGGATCATATTGTAGGTAAAGCCGTTCTCATCTGGATGTCAGCCAATCCGAATGGTGGCTTGGGAGGCAAAATTCGCTGGAACCGGATATTCAATATTATTCACTAG
- a CDS encoding ParB/RepB/Spo0J family partition protein, producing MSENKNQVKKKGGLGRGLNALITGSYDKKEEAAVPVAVAPVNAIAEIPLDTIQTNPFQPRTHFDVEALEELAESIKIQGIIQPITVRKFDENTYQLISGERRLQASKLAGLKTIPAFIRQANDQQMLEMALIENIQRENLNAIEIALSYQRLLSECNLKQEELGDRVGKKRTTVTNYLRLLKLPPDIQIGLRDNQISMGHARALINISTVEKQLEVYKRIIADELSVRKVEELARHLNNESNQEPKKVEKPTPTPSGEIKVVESRLSTHFGTKIQVKSNSKGKGEIKIPFVSVDDLNRILEILNY from the coding sequence ATGTCCGAAAATAAAAATCAAGTAAAGAAAAAAGGAGGATTGGGTCGCGGCTTAAACGCTCTTATAACGGGTAGTTACGATAAAAAAGAAGAAGCCGCTGTTCCTGTTGCGGTAGCTCCCGTAAATGCCATTGCTGAAATTCCTTTAGATACTATTCAGACAAACCCTTTTCAGCCACGTACGCACTTCGACGTTGAAGCTCTAGAAGAATTAGCCGAATCCATTAAAATTCAAGGTATTATCCAGCCTATTACGGTACGCAAGTTCGATGAAAATACCTACCAGCTAATTTCCGGCGAACGCCGGTTACAGGCTTCTAAGTTAGCCGGACTAAAAACTATTCCGGCTTTTATTCGACAAGCCAATGACCAGCAAATGCTGGAAATGGCTTTAATCGAAAACATTCAGCGCGAAAACCTGAACGCTATTGAAATTGCCCTTTCATATCAGCGATTACTGAGTGAATGTAATTTAAAGCAAGAAGAACTCGGCGATCGGGTAGGAAAAAAACGGACCACCGTTACCAATTACTTGCGCTTATTAAAACTTCCGCCAGATATTCAAATTGGCTTACGGGACAATCAAATTAGTATGGGTCACGCCCGCGCCTTAATTAATATTTCTACCGTTGAAAAACAATTAGAGGTTTATAAACGCATTATAGCCGATGAACTGTCCGTACGGAAAGTAGAAGAATTAGCCCGCCATTTAAATAACGAATCCAATCAAGAACCAAAAAAAGTAGAAAAACCAACCCCGACTCCCTCCGGCGAAATTAAAGTGGTAGAATCCCGTTTATCTACTCATTTCGGGACCAAAATTCAGGTAAAATCAAATTCTAAAGGTAAAGGAGAGATTAAAATCCCTTTTGTTTCCGTTGATGATTTAAACCGGATTTTGGAAATTTTAAATTATTAG
- the kdsA gene encoding 3-deoxy-8-phosphooctulonate synthase, producing MISIPKLKHADSGNFFLMAGPCAIEGEEMALQIAEKIKDITDRLQIPWIFKGSYRKANRSRLDSFTGIGDEKALRILQKVSQQFEVPTVTDIHETSEAAMAAEYVDVLQIPAFLCRQTDLLVAAAQTGKVINVKKGQFLSGESMKFAVDKIVESGNPNVILTDRGNTFGYSDLVVDFRNIMAMKAHQVPVVMDVTHSLQQPNQTSGVTGGKPALIETIAKAAVAVGADGLFIETHPNPRVAKSDGANMLPLDQLEGLLQKLLKIRQAIAA from the coding sequence ATGATATCTATTCCGAAACTCAAACATGCTGATTCCGGTAATTTTTTCCTAATGGCGGGACCATGTGCTATTGAAGGAGAAGAGATGGCCTTGCAAATAGCCGAAAAAATAAAGGATATAACAGATAGATTGCAAATACCCTGGATTTTTAAAGGCTCATACCGAAAGGCGAATCGTTCCAGATTAGATTCTTTCACGGGCATTGGCGATGAAAAAGCTTTACGTATTTTACAAAAAGTAAGCCAGCAGTTTGAAGTGCCTACTGTAACCGATATTCACGAAACCAGTGAAGCAGCTATGGCGGCTGAATACGTAGATGTGCTGCAAATTCCGGCTTTTCTGTGCCGGCAAACCGATTTATTGGTGGCTGCTGCCCAAACGGGCAAAGTGATAAATGTTAAAAAGGGCCAGTTTCTTTCCGGCGAGTCCATGAAATTTGCCGTGGATAAAATTGTAGAATCGGGTAATCCAAACGTTATTTTAACGGACCGGGGTAATACTTTTGGATACTCCGACTTGGTAGTTGATTTTCGGAATATTATGGCCATGAAAGCGCACCAGGTACCGGTTGTGATGGATGTTACGCATTCCTTGCAGCAGCCTAATCAAACCTCGGGAGTTACGGGTGGAAAACCGGCCTTAATTGAAACAATTGCGAAGGCGGCTGTTGCCGTTGGAGCTGATGGTCTTTTTATCGAAACGCATCCTAACCCGAGGGTAGCTAAGTCCGATGGAGCGAACATGCTGCCGCTGGATCAATTAGAAGGTTTATTGCAGAAGTTACTAAAAATAAGGCAGGCTATTGCCGCTTAA
- the dapB gene encoding 4-hydroxy-tetrahydrodipicolinate reductase, giving the protein MRILLIGYGKMGRTIEQIAKQRNHEIVGTIDVTNTNTLSQYNNSNVDAAIEFTHPESAFENVKYCLNNRIPVVCGSTGWLDHFNKAKVLCESRNGAFFYASNYSVGVNLFFHFNEYLASKMQAYPNFKISVKEVHHTQKVDKPSGTAITTVDGILSHYSDKKGWVLAPEQADNKIAITSERIGNVVGTHMVRYESENDTIELLHDAHSRTGFAEGAVMAAEWLQNKKGVFGMKDMLNL; this is encoded by the coding sequence ATGAGAATACTATTAATTGGCTACGGTAAAATGGGCCGCACCATTGAGCAAATAGCAAAACAGCGGAATCATGAAATTGTTGGCACCATAGACGTAACAAATACGAATACCTTAAGCCAGTACAATAATAGCAATGTAGATGCGGCTATTGAGTTTACCCATCCTGAATCGGCCTTTGAAAATGTAAAATATTGTTTAAATAACCGCATACCCGTTGTTTGCGGTTCTACGGGTTGGTTAGATCATTTCAACAAGGCCAAAGTTCTTTGTGAGTCGAGGAACGGTGCGTTTTTCTATGCCTCTAATTATAGTGTCGGCGTAAATTTATTTTTTCATTTTAACGAATATCTGGCCTCTAAAATGCAGGCTTATCCTAATTTTAAAATTTCGGTGAAAGAAGTACACCATACCCAAAAGGTAGATAAGCCTAGTGGCACAGCTATTACTACGGTTGACGGCATTCTTTCTCATTATTCAGATAAAAAAGGTTGGGTGTTAGCACCGGAACAAGCAGATAATAAAATTGCAATTACCTCCGAACGCATAGGTAACGTAGTGGGAACCCACATGGTACGCTACGAATCAGAAAACGACACCATTGAACTATTGCACGATGCACATAGCCGGACCGGCTTTGCCGAAGGTGCGGTAATGGCGGCCGAATGGCTGCAAAATAAAAAAGGTGTGTTTGGAATGAAAGATATGCTAAATTTGTAA
- a CDS encoding metal-dependent hydrolase, whose product MTVTYLGHSCFLFDFDGVKVLVDPFITYNDLAKSIDKENITCEYILLSHGHQDHMADAEYFAKKDNATLIAIYDIAEWFKQKGVENLVHLNIGGKAPLPFGTVKMVTAVHSSVLPDGSYGGNPAGYVIQTVDKVFYFAGDTALTYDMKLIAEKFGQVDVAFLPIGDRLTMDIEDALIAAEWVNTNKIIGMHYDTFPNIKLDKEQAFKAAQQAGKELILLAIGETVTI is encoded by the coding sequence ATGACCGTTACATATCTGGGCCATTCGTGTTTTTTATTTGATTTTGATGGGGTTAAAGTGCTTGTTGATCCATTTATAACGTATAATGATCTGGCTAAATCCATTGATAAAGAAAATATTACCTGCGAATACATTCTTTTATCCCATGGCCACCAGGACCACATGGCCGATGCGGAATATTTCGCTAAAAAAGACAATGCCACTTTAATAGCCATATACGATATTGCGGAATGGTTTAAACAAAAAGGCGTGGAAAACTTGGTGCACCTAAATATTGGCGGTAAAGCACCTTTACCGTTTGGCACCGTTAAAATGGTAACGGCGGTGCATTCGAGTGTATTGCCCGATGGCAGCTATGGCGGTAACCCGGCGGGCTATGTTATTCAAACTGTGGATAAAGTATTTTATTTTGCCGGTGATACGGCTCTTACTTACGACATGAAATTGATTGCCGAAAAATTCGGCCAGGTGGATGTAGCCTTCTTACCTATTGGTGATCGGTTAACGATGGATATAGAAGATGCCTTAATTGCCGCCGAATGGGTGAATACAAACAAAATTATTGGTATGCACTATGATACCTTTCCGAATATAAAATTAGACAAAGAGCAGGCCTTTAAAGCTGCTCAACAGGCAGGTAAAGAATTAATTTTACTAGCCATTGGAGAAACCGTAACTATTTAA